Part of the Salinigranum rubrum genome is shown below.
AAGTCGACCGTCTCCTCCGGCGAGAGGCCGCCGACGAGGAGTTGGTCGGCGGCCTGTCCGAACGCCTGATTGCCGTACGCCTTGGCGGCCGTGAGGTTCGGCGCGCCGTCGTCGCCCGTCGCCAGGACGGAGGTGAAGACGTCCCAGTTGTTCCGGACGAGTTCGAGCACATCGGGGAACTCGTTCAGCGTCTCGTTCTCCTGCATGGGTGTCGCGTCGAGTTGCTCTCTCGACGGCGGGAACTGGAACAGCGGGGCAGAGAGGATGAAGTCGAAGAACTTGTCGGATTCGGAGAAGAACGTGACGAACTCGCGGGCGCCTTCGGTGTTGTCCCCGTCGCTGCGGACGAGGTGACCCTCCATGTACGCCCACCACTTGTCCTGTGCCTTCCCCTGGGGGACGGGGAACGGCATCGGGCTGAAGTTCTGGACGAGGTCCGGACGGTTGCTCTGCATGGTGAGGATGGGAAGCCCGCCGACGCTGACGCCGGCGGCGGCGTTCTCCTGCTGGAGCGCGCCGATGGCGTCGCCCCACTCCCAGCCGCTGCCGTTCGGGGAGTACTGCGCCATGTCCTGGACCCACTGGAACGTCTCGACGGCGAGTTCTCGATTCGAGCCCTGGTCGACCGTGACCTGGATGTCGTCGGTCGGCCCCGCGTAGATGTCGACGTCGTTCTGCCAGAGGTACTGCGTCATCTGGGTGTCGGCGTTGTTCGTCTGGCCCGACTGGACGATGTACCCCTCCATGTCGGTGTTCTCGGAGACCCGCTGGGCCTCTTCGAGCCACGCCGACCACGTGGTCGGGTTCTCCTCGTAGATGTCGTTGCGGTACCAGCCCATCAGCGGTTCGACGATGGCCGGCGCGAAGTACGACTCGCCGCCGACGTTGACCGGGTCGGGGAGGCTGTTCGCCGACACCGCCTCCGACACCGGGGCGAGCACGCCCTCCTGCTGGAAGCGGAAGGCGTCGGTCGAGGTGTCGAAGAAGAGGTCCGGGGGGTTGCCCGCCGCGACCATCTTCTGCATCTCCTGGTCCGTCGAC
Proteins encoded:
- a CDS encoding ABC transporter substrate-binding protein, with amino-acid sequence MTERRLQRRRFIKAAGATGIAGLAGCAGGSGGSGGGSGSTESGGDGGGDSGGDSESSGGASTGGSGSGGTIRYLSDRGDSKPILDEIIAEFESNSEYTVEVTFTSKGTSTDQEMQKMVAAGNPPDLFFDTSTDAFRFQQEGVLAPVSEAVSANSLPDPVNVGGESYFAPAIVEPLMGWYRNDIYEENPTTWSAWLEEAQRVSENTDMEGYIVQSGQTNNADTQMTQYLWQNDVDIYAGPTDDIQVTVDQGSNRELAVETFQWVQDMAQYSPNGSGWEWGDAIGALQQENAAAGVSVGGLPILTMQSNRPDLVQNFSPMPFPVPQGKAQDKWWAYMEGHLVRSDGDNTEGAREFVTFFSESDKFFDFILSAPLFQFPPSREQLDATPMQENETLNEFPDVLELVRNNWDVFTSVLATGDDGAPNLTAAKAYGNQAFGQAADQLLVGGLSPEETVDFLAETLRGL